One window of Dechloromonas sp. ZY10 genomic DNA carries:
- the recJ gene encoding single-stranded-DNA-specific exonuclease RecJ encodes MTRLVTRNSPPRTAWQLEQQGVPPLLARLYAARGVSDRSELDYELKSLLPPATLTHATDAAVLLADAIEAEARLLIVGDYDCDGATATAVGMRGLRLLGAEVDFLVPDRFKFGYGLSPEIVDLAAEQSPDMIVTVDNGIASLAGVARAQELGMAVLITDHHLPGDELPTADCIVNPNQPGCDFPSKCIAGVGVMFYVMLALRAELRTRGWFAERPEPNFASLLDLVALGTVADVVKLDRNNRILVSQGLKRMRAGQMQPGIAALFKAAGRDAGRATAFDLGFLLGPRLNAAGRLADMRLGIECLITDDPARALNIAQELDQLNRERREIESGMQEQALILLERLDPDDPAPGIALFDPDWHEGVVGILASRIKEKLHRPVFAFARGEGGIVKGSGRSIPGLHLRDALDLVAKRAPGLLLRFGGHAMAAGATLAEEDFPRFQSLFAEIAGELLAPADLTRTLETDGPLEGGYISLETARLLENQVWGQGFPAPLFLDQFEVEQQRILKDKHLKLRLRKGNTRIDAIQFNYLQQPGAQARIAYRLAINEYQGVESPQLMIEYLE; translated from the coding sequence GTGACCCGACTTGTCACCCGTAACAGCCCGCCGCGCACTGCCTGGCAACTCGAACAACAAGGCGTGCCGCCGCTGCTCGCCCGCCTCTATGCCGCACGTGGCGTCAGCGACCGCAGCGAGCTCGATTACGAACTCAAGTCGCTGCTGCCACCGGCCACGCTGACCCATGCCACCGATGCTGCCGTGCTGCTGGCCGACGCGATCGAAGCCGAAGCCAGGCTACTGATCGTCGGCGATTACGATTGCGACGGCGCCACGGCCACCGCCGTCGGCATGCGCGGTCTGCGCCTGCTCGGCGCCGAAGTCGATTTCCTGGTCCCGGACCGCTTCAAGTTCGGCTACGGACTGTCGCCGGAAATCGTCGACCTTGCCGCCGAGCAATCACCGGACATGATCGTCACCGTCGATAACGGCATCGCCAGCCTCGCCGGCGTCGCCCGCGCCCAGGAACTGGGCATGGCGGTGCTGATCACCGACCACCACTTGCCCGGCGATGAATTGCCGACTGCCGACTGCATCGTCAACCCCAACCAGCCCGGCTGCGACTTTCCCTCCAAGTGCATCGCCGGGGTCGGCGTGATGTTCTACGTGATGCTCGCGCTGCGCGCCGAACTGCGCACACGCGGCTGGTTTGCCGAGCGCCCTGAACCCAATTTCGCCAGCCTGCTCGACCTGGTTGCGCTCGGCACCGTGGCCGACGTGGTCAAGCTCGACCGCAACAACCGCATCCTGGTCAGCCAGGGCCTCAAGCGCATGCGCGCCGGCCAGATGCAGCCGGGCATTGCCGCGCTGTTCAAAGCCGCTGGCCGCGATGCCGGCCGCGCCACCGCCTTTGACCTCGGCTTTCTCCTCGGCCCCCGGTTGAACGCCGCCGGCCGCCTGGCCGACATGCGCCTGGGCATCGAATGCCTGATTACGGATGATCCGGCGCGAGCGCTGAATATTGCCCAGGAACTTGACCAACTCAACCGCGAACGCCGCGAAATCGAATCGGGCATGCAGGAACAGGCACTGATCCTGCTTGAACGCCTGGACCCCGACGATCCGGCTCCCGGCATCGCGCTGTTCGACCCGGACTGGCACGAAGGCGTGGTCGGCATCCTCGCCTCGCGGATCAAGGAAAAACTGCACCGCCCGGTGTTTGCCTTTGCCCGTGGCGAGGGCGGCATCGTCAAGGGCTCGGGCCGTTCGATTCCCGGCCTGCACCTGCGCGACGCACTCGATCTCGTCGCCAAGCGCGCCCCCGGTCTGCTGCTGCGTTTTGGCGGCCATGCGATGGCGGCCGGCGCAACCCTGGCCGAAGAGGATTTCCCGCGTTTCCAGTCGCTCTTTGCCGAGATCGCCGGCGAATTGCTGGCCCCCGCCGACCTCACCCGTACCCTGGAAACCGACGGCCCGCTCGAAGGCGGCTACATTTCGCTGGAAACCGCCCGCCTGCTCGAAAATCAGGTCTGGGGCCAGGGCTTCCCGGCGCCGCTGTTCCTCGACCAGTTCGAAGTCGAGCAGCAGCGCATCCTCAAGGACAAGCACCTCAAGCTGCGACTGCGCAAGGGCAACACCCGGATCGACGCAATCCAGTTCAACTACCTGCAGCAACCCGGTGCCCAAGCCCGGATCGCCTATCGGCTGGCAATCAACGAATATCAGGGTGTCGAAAGCCCGCAACTGATGATCGAGTATCTTGAATGA
- a CDS encoding putative bifunctional diguanylate cyclase/phosphodiesterase, translating to MKNNIYRWEKQMVAGKLLCRPAFAPRLRRRSAWSRIDSGRVLQVLVDNLEGMVYRSAIDENWTFHFVSDGCRVLTGYTPEELEYSQLTSLEAITHPEDRVKVRQAVCAALEASGRYRVQYRIFHRDGSEKWVLERGTVVADESGEHVLEGFIEEVTEQVMRERQLADAELRYRSIFEDSVIGMFQTSIDGAYLAANRALARLYGYASASDLIAGLSDIARRLYVDPERREEFKRRIVATGRVVDFESEVYRCDGSRIWISENAHIVYDQDGEALYYEGTVEDITERYRARRELEYQATHDPLTGLPNRNLLQDRLHQAVLRARRQGRRGGVAFIDLDNFKFVNDSLGHGAGDRLLVEIAQRLRACLRDTDTVARYGGDEFVLILGDYDGQSDGLQVLQRLKSAIAEPFELEGHELQVDCSIGVSVFPDDGEEMESLLRHADAAVNHAKRLGKGQFQFYTSALNSAARDRLALESALRKAVGNEDLYVVYQPKVNALGRAVGFEALVRWDSEEFGSVSPVRFIPLAEETGLIGQLTWFVLRAACHEAANWRKAGHLDLRVAVNISPRLFRERDLAALVRSVLDEAGLPPQNLELEITEGMLMGDVQRSLAVLHELKAMGVDIAIDDFGTGYSSLAYLKRFPIDILKVDRSFVLECDGDAEATAITRAIVSLAHSLGLRVVAEGVERPSQQAVLNALGCEEFQGYLFARPLPVEALAAYLNAHPGGG from the coding sequence ATGAAGAACAATATATATCGCTGGGAGAAACAGATGGTCGCCGGGAAGCTGCTTTGTCGCCCCGCCTTTGCACCGCGCCTGCGGCGCCGTTCGGCCTGGTCCAGAATCGATTCCGGGCGGGTGCTGCAGGTGCTGGTGGATAACCTTGAAGGGATGGTCTATCGCTCGGCGATTGACGAAAACTGGACCTTTCACTTTGTCAGCGATGGCTGCCGGGTACTCACCGGTTATACGCCGGAGGAACTGGAATACAGCCAGCTGACTTCGCTCGAAGCGATCACCCACCCGGAGGACCGGGTCAAGGTGCGGCAGGCAGTTTGTGCCGCACTCGAGGCATCCGGGCGTTATCGCGTGCAATACCGGATTTTTCACCGTGACGGCAGCGAAAAATGGGTGCTCGAACGCGGCACGGTGGTTGCAGACGAATCGGGCGAGCATGTACTCGAAGGCTTTATCGAAGAGGTGACCGAGCAGGTCATGCGTGAACGCCAGCTGGCCGATGCCGAGTTGCGGTATCGCAGTATTTTCGAGGATTCGGTGATCGGCATGTTCCAGACCTCGATTGATGGGGCCTATCTTGCCGCCAACCGTGCGCTGGCCAGGCTCTACGGCTACGCCAGCGCGTCTGACCTGATTGCCGGGCTGTCGGACATTGCGCGCCGGCTATATGTCGATCCGGAACGCCGCGAGGAGTTCAAGCGGCGGATTGTGGCGACCGGTCGGGTGGTTGATTTCGAATCCGAGGTGTACCGCTGCGATGGCAGCCGCATCTGGATCTCGGAAAACGCGCACATCGTTTATGACCAGGACGGCGAGGCCTTGTACTACGAAGGCACGGTCGAGGATATTACCGAGCGTTACCGGGCGCGTCGCGAGCTTGAATACCAGGCCACCCACGATCCGCTGACTGGCTTGCCCAACCGCAACCTGCTGCAGGATCGCCTGCATCAGGCGGTCCTGCGTGCCCGCCGGCAGGGGCGGCGTGGCGGCGTCGCCTTCATCGACCTGGACAACTTCAAGTTCGTCAATGACAGCCTTGGCCATGGTGCGGGTGACCGCCTGCTGGTCGAGATTGCCCAGCGGTTGCGTGCCTGTCTGCGCGATACCGATACGGTGGCCCGCTATGGCGGCGACGAATTCGTGCTGATTCTCGGCGATTACGATGGCCAGAGCGATGGCTTGCAGGTATTGCAGCGCTTGAAGTCGGCGATTGCCGAACCCTTCGAACTGGAAGGGCATGAACTGCAGGTTGATTGCAGTATTGGTGTCAGCGTCTTTCCCGACGATGGTGAGGAAATGGAAAGCCTGCTGCGTCATGCAGATGCGGCGGTGAACCACGCCAAGCGGCTGGGTAAGGGGCAGTTCCAGTTCTACACCTCGGCGCTCAACTCGGCGGCGCGCGACCGGCTGGCGCTCGAGTCGGCCTTGCGCAAGGCGGTCGGCAACGAAGATCTGTACGTGGTCTACCAGCCCAAGGTCAATGCCCTGGGCCGGGCCGTCGGCTTCGAGGCGCTGGTGCGCTGGGATAGCGAGGAATTCGGCAGCGTTTCACCGGTGCGTTTCATTCCGTTGGCCGAGGAAACCGGGCTGATCGGCCAGCTGACCTGGTTCGTGCTGCGCGCGGCCTGCCACGAGGCGGCCAACTGGCGCAAGGCTGGGCACCTCGACCTGCGGGTGGCGGTGAATATCTCGCCACGGCTGTTCCGCGAGCGTGATCTGGCGGCGCTGGTCCGCTCGGTGCTGGACGAGGCCGGCCTGCCGCCGCAGAACCTCGAACTGGAAATTACCGAGGGGATGCTGATGGGTGACGTGCAACGCTCGCTGGCGGTACTGCACGAACTCAAGGCGATGGGGGTGGACATCGCGATCGACGACTTTGGTACCGGCTACTCTTCGCTGGCTTACCTCAAGCGCTTTCCCATCGACATCCTCAAGGTCGACCGTTCCTTCGTTCTCGAATGCGACGGCGACGCCGAAGCGACCGCGATCACCCGCGCCATCGTTTCGCTGGCGCACAGCCTGGGTTTGCGGGTGGTGGCCGAGGGGGTCGAGCGGCCGTCGCAACAGGCGGTGCTCAATGCGCTCGGGTGCGAGGAATTCCAGGGTTACCTGTTTGCCCGGCCGCTGCCGGTCGAAGCGCTGGCAGCCTATCTCAACGCACATCCGGGGGGCGGCTGA
- a CDS encoding nitrate- and nitrite sensing domain-containing protein, translated as MQWMMPGMAALFAALILVYFLVQRRRRWLLAAQSLSANLAACEILLNLIASLQQHRGMSSAWLSGDAGFKRRLEEKARQIDELLPRLRELAQRESLQAHPCLTPNELQLFRFRWEKLRDGLAGHTPEQSIARHSELLERPLSWLAAVGEARVEPLFPDAGLQRLARNYASRLPALSECLGQARAVGAGVAAQGRCSPVARVRLVFLVSRAESLLQSALAGESGSRAESARQAVQRMLLGIREELLSGRVELPPEQYFALATRAIDLVFSWMDGSGESLLHAGQSWLDAHQDVPVLN; from the coding sequence ATGCAATGGATGATGCCGGGAATGGCTGCCCTGTTTGCTGCCCTGATCCTTGTCTATTTCCTGGTGCAGCGGCGCCGTCGCTGGCTGCTTGCCGCGCAGTCGCTGTCGGCCAATCTGGCCGCCTGCGAAATTCTCCTCAATCTGATCGCCAGCCTGCAGCAGCATCGGGGAATGTCTTCCGCCTGGTTGTCAGGGGATGCTGGCTTCAAGCGGCGGCTTGAGGAAAAAGCACGGCAGATTGACGAATTGCTGCCCCGCCTGCGCGAATTGGCACAGCGTGAGAGCCTGCAGGCACATCCCTGCCTGACGCCCAACGAACTGCAATTATTTCGCTTCCGTTGGGAGAAACTGCGCGACGGACTGGCCGGTCATACCCCGGAGCAAAGCATTGCCCGCCACAGCGAGTTGCTGGAACGGCCGCTGTCGTGGCTTGCCGCCGTGGGCGAAGCGCGGGTCGAACCGTTATTTCCCGATGCCGGTTTGCAGCGGCTGGCCCGGAACTACGCCAGCCGCTTGCCGGCATTGAGCGAGTGCCTTGGGCAGGCGCGGGCAGTCGGGGCCGGAGTTGCTGCCCAGGGGCGTTGCTCGCCGGTCGCCCGGGTCCGTCTGGTATTTCTGGTCAGCCGTGCCGAGTCGCTGCTGCAGTCGGCACTGGCCGGGGAAAGTGGCAGTCGCGCGGAAAGTGCGCGGCAGGCGGTACAGCGGATGTTGCTCGGGATTCGCGAGGAGTTGCTGAGCGGACGAGTCGAGTTGCCGCCGGAGCAGTATTTTGCACTGGCGACACGGGCAATCGACCTGGTCTTTTCGTGGATGGACGGCAGCGGCGAGAGCCTGCTCCATGCCGGACAATCCTGGCTCGATGCACATCAGGATGTGCCGGTCCTGAATTGA
- a CDS encoding methyl-accepting chemotaxis protein, translating into MSKESVSHPLTPALLDCLHRQRGQALLIASLAVAGGALAGAARPWAASPEWSLLLTGAILLLLSAALAWRMQRGFERACLAIDQLALALSEGRLSQRINREACLALAPLGERLDGMARSLCGMLLGLARMAQEIHSVAGEGRANASGGDDGVRAQRDVTLSSSATLEQLTVSLGMTSDSAQGAATVAERSGVQAQAAAGRVTTLAGGLQQLAATVDATASGAQRLGERSQEITSIVDLIAEIAGQTNLLALNAAIEAARAGEQGRGFAVVADEVRKLAERTGQATGEIGQRIASVRHEVEVMERAMHATAKEAAESMQAAAEAVAELQAAEGSAGETRILIRDIAAAVREQSEAAHSIARAIEQVARLADDNEHLVHANSELSRYLDELARQLNVVLNDFDYE; encoded by the coding sequence ATGAGCAAGGAGTCCGTATCCCATCCTTTGACGCCCGCCCTGCTTGATTGCCTGCACCGTCAGCGTGGGCAGGCCCTGCTGATTGCTTCGCTGGCCGTGGCCGGAGGCGCCTTGGCCGGCGCGGCACGGCCCTGGGCGGCCAGTCCCGAGTGGTCGCTGTTGTTGACCGGGGCAATCTTGCTGCTGCTCTCCGCCGCTTTGGCCTGGCGCATGCAGCGTGGTTTTGAGCGGGCCTGTCTGGCCATCGATCAACTCGCCCTGGCCTTGTCCGAGGGGCGCCTCAGCCAGCGGATCAACCGCGAGGCTTGCCTGGCACTGGCACCTCTGGGGGAGCGGCTGGATGGCATGGCACGGTCCTTGTGCGGGATGCTGCTGGGGCTGGCGCGGATGGCCCAGGAAATCCACAGCGTCGCTGGCGAGGGCCGGGCCAATGCCAGCGGCGGCGATGATGGGGTCCGCGCTCAGCGGGACGTGACTTTGTCATCCTCGGCAACGCTTGAGCAATTGACCGTCAGCCTCGGAATGACCAGCGACAGCGCTCAGGGTGCAGCGACTGTGGCCGAACGGTCAGGCGTCCAGGCTCAGGCGGCTGCCGGGCGAGTGACGACCCTGGCCGGCGGCTTGCAGCAACTGGCGGCTACCGTCGACGCGACCGCCAGCGGTGCGCAAAGACTCGGGGAGCGTTCGCAGGAAATCACTTCGATTGTCGATTTGATCGCCGAAATTGCCGGGCAGACCAATCTGCTGGCGCTCAACGCCGCAATCGAGGCGGCACGTGCCGGAGAGCAGGGGCGCGGTTTTGCCGTGGTGGCCGATGAGGTGCGCAAGCTGGCGGAGCGGACAGGGCAGGCTACCGGTGAAATCGGGCAGCGGATTGCGAGCGTCCGGCATGAAGTCGAGGTGATGGAACGGGCCATGCATGCCACTGCGAAAGAGGCTGCCGAGAGTATGCAGGCGGCGGCGGAGGCGGTCGCCGAGTTACAAGCGGCCGAAGGCAGTGCTGGCGAGACCCGGATCCTGATTCGCGATATTGCGGCGGCCGTTCGTGAGCAAAGCGAGGCGGCCCACAGCATTGCCCGGGCGATCGAGCAGGTGGCCCGACTGGCCGATGATAACGAGCATCTGGTGCATGCCAACAGCGAATTGTCGCGTTACCTCGATGAGTTGGCACGGCAGTTGAACGTGGTGCTCAACGATTTTGATTACGAATAA
- the prfB gene encoding peptide chain release factor 2 (programmed frameshift) produces MEAEQLNAISNQLDDLAQRAAELRRYLDYDHKRERLTLLSKEMEDPKIWDEPKRAQDMGREKKSLEDIVLVLEAVDAGIKDGRELFEMGREENDDDTLHAVEADCAEIEKKIATLEFRRMFNNPADPSNCFLEIQAGAGGTEAQDWASMLLRMYLKFGEKKGFTVEVMEESEGDVAGIKSATVKLSGDYAYGTLRTETGIHRLVRKSPFDSNARRHTSFTSVFVFPEVDESIEIAINPADVRTDTYRASGAGGQHINKTDSAVRLTHIPTGIVVQCQNDRSQHRNRDEAWSMLRARLYEHELRKQQAEQQKLEDAKSDIGWGHQIRSYVLDQSRIKDLRTNYEVGNTQAVLDGDLDAFIEASLKQGV; encoded by the exons ATGGAAGCCGAACAACTCAATGCCATCTCCAACCAGCTCGACGACCTGGCGCAGCGCGCCGCCGAGCTACGGAGGTATCTT GACTACGATCACAAGCGCGAACGCCTGACGCTGCTGTCGAAGGAAATGGAAGATCCCAAGATCTGGGATGAGCCGAAACGCGCCCAGGACATGGGCCGAGAGAAAAAATCGCTGGAAGACATCGTCCTCGTCCTCGAAGCGGTCGATGCCGGGATCAAGGACGGCCGCGAGTTGTTCGAGATGGGCCGCGAGGAAAACGACGACGATACGCTGCACGCCGTCGAGGCCGACTGCGCCGAGATCGAAAAGAAGATTGCCACCCTCGAATTCCGCCGGATGTTCAACAACCCGGCCGACCCGTCGAACTGCTTCCTCGAAATCCAGGCCGGTGCCGGCGGTACCGAAGCCCAGGACTGGGCCTCGATGCTGTTGCGCATGTACCTGAAATTCGGCGAAAAGAAGGGGTTCACCGTGGAAGTCATGGAAGAGTCCGAAGGCGACGTCGCCGGCATCAAGAGCGCCACGGTCAAGCTGTCCGGCGACTATGCCTACGGCACCCTGCGCACCGAAACCGGCATCCACCGCCTGGTGCGCAAGTCGCCGTTTGACTCCAACGCCCGCCGCCATACCAGTTTCACCTCGGTCTTCGTCTTCCCGGAAGTCGATGAGTCGATCGAAATCGCGATCAACCCGGCCGACGTACGCACCGACACCTACCGCGCCTCTGGCGCTGGCGGTCAGCACATCAACAAGACCGATTCTGCGGTGCGTCTGACCCACATCCCGACCGGCATCGTCGTCCAGTGCCAGAACGACCGTTCGCAGCACCGCAACCGCGACGAGGCCTGGTCAATGCTGCGCGCCCGCCTCTACGAACACGAGTTGCGCAAGCAGCAGGCCGAACAGCAGAAGCTCGAAGATGCCAAGTCGGACATCGGCTGGGGTCACCAGATCCGTTCCTACGTGCTCGACCAGAGCCGGATCAAGGATCTGCGCACCAACTACGAAGTCGGCAACACCCAGGCGGTGCTCGACGGCGACCTCGATGCCTTCATCGAGGCCAGCCTGAAGCAGGGCGTCTGA
- a CDS encoding HDOD domain-containing protein, whose product MLSQADLSLEVPRLAAALPPFPRVVQQMLELLRDDDLSIETLARVARNDAVIAGQILSVANHVRRLRLQADLSDPFAAASLIGLNRVRQIVVGAGMNRFVQAAAGSTPFFYAHSLAVAIVAQELAALHDLSLEDAYIAGILHDIGQLCFHVLDPEAYRAVAEQAAVDGRLIEHERAAFGYDHCLIGCLLAEHWNLPEGVLRAIATHHDDDAPESRLQAVVMIAEVLTRALDLPESPNNRVIRINPLACELLEIDFSSPTMLDCLGRCRARYRHAFRLPG is encoded by the coding sequence TGAAGTACCCCGTCTTGCAGCGGCGCTGCCACCGTTTCCCCGCGTGGTCCAGCAGATGCTCGAATTGTTGCGCGATGATGACCTCTCGATTGAAACCCTGGCCCGGGTGGCGCGTAACGATGCGGTAATTGCCGGGCAGATCCTGTCGGTTGCCAATCATGTGCGCCGTCTCCGTCTGCAGGCTGATCTTAGCGACCCGTTTGCCGCTGCTTCGCTGATCGGTCTCAATCGGGTACGCCAGATTGTGGTTGGTGCGGGAATGAACCGTTTTGTCCAGGCGGCGGCAGGCAGTACCCCGTTTTTCTATGCCCATTCGCTGGCGGTTGCCATTGTCGCGCAGGAGCTTGCGGCACTGCACGATCTGTCGCTCGAGGATGCCTACATCGCTGGCATCCTGCACGACATCGGCCAACTCTGCTTCCATGTTCTGGATCCCGAGGCATATCGCGCGGTTGCCGAGCAGGCGGCAGTCGATGGCCGGCTGATCGAGCATGAGCGGGCTGCCTTCGGTTACGATCATTGCCTGATCGGCTGTCTGCTGGCCGAGCATTGGAATCTGCCGGAAGGGGTGTTGCGGGCAATCGCCACGCATCACGATGACGATGCTCCGGAGAGCCGCTTGCAGGCTGTGGTGATGATCGCCGAGGTACTGACCCGGGCGCTCGATCTTCCCGAGTCGCCGAACAACCGGGTGATCCGCATCAATCCGCTGGCCTGCGAGTTGCTGGAAATCGATTTTTCATCGCCAACCATGCTCGACTGCTTGGGCCGCTGCCGGGCCCGCTACCGCCACGCATTCCGTTTGCCGGGGTAA